In Candidatus Cybelea sp., a single window of DNA contains:
- a CDS encoding MBL fold metallo-hydrolase codes for MQPLSNPELEYLRAVNSAAPPKDPQLLFLLMGAFANANRAGEGAAFLSARLNEFQPRLTDPQKALYLSAIALLRAQHAPSVSVFTRIAVVKGAIAMLDQAKALSGGEIFVVNWISGVVRSQLPGFFGQRKAARLDLAWCETNAIKAPHSGWLREVYFGLGKLALGDAKRASAQEYLRRSGYESFSKSVMLITPFSNDPAAGHAFADRRIREVVPGRVYALSGFEFTEFYFVVSDDGAQLIGIDAGTRADSAKAAYEALRSYAPTLPALTTIFVTHAHWDHVGGQRYFRGLEPPPRFFARSNYHEEIARELGAPNSFGKYFFGDRFRLDDVTAFKPDATIDRATELTIGGTRIELIPIDGGETHDAMFVHLPELAVLFAGDFIMPYIGAPFAAEGNLQGLFDAIDIVVQKRPRHLLHGHEPLTQNFSSPEMLAQVKTDLAWLSDQVRAAIARGESRAAIHEANLIPPGLLGGRPDVPLAYLTMREHVIDRLFHQNTGYWQANLDGLDHLSDADRGDLLVDYLDLSEKRLLGAIERMAADGRYELAAALLRWSIARLERSDALARARRSVYLKLMEKYQNTDPFKYILYSAAIGERTPAMASESRSPAWSVAGISQRQQEPAQQVAQL; via the coding sequence ATGCAACCACTGTCCAATCCAGAGCTCGAGTATTTACGAGCCGTCAATAGCGCAGCGCCCCCCAAAGATCCGCAGCTGCTGTTTCTGCTGATGGGGGCGTTCGCCAATGCCAATCGGGCGGGCGAGGGGGCGGCATTCCTTTCGGCCCGGCTCAACGAGTTCCAGCCGCGCCTTACCGACCCCCAGAAGGCGCTCTATTTGAGCGCGATCGCTTTGCTGCGCGCGCAGCACGCTCCGAGCGTTTCCGTGTTTACCCGCATCGCCGTGGTCAAAGGTGCGATCGCGATGCTCGACCAGGCGAAGGCGCTTTCGGGCGGAGAGATCTTTGTGGTGAACTGGATTTCGGGGGTGGTTCGCTCGCAGCTTCCCGGCTTCTTCGGCCAGAGGAAGGCGGCGCGGCTCGACTTAGCGTGGTGCGAGACGAACGCCATCAAGGCGCCGCACTCCGGGTGGCTGCGAGAAGTGTACTTTGGTTTGGGAAAACTCGCGCTGGGAGACGCCAAACGCGCGAGCGCACAGGAATACCTTCGGCGAAGCGGCTACGAGAGCTTCAGCAAGAGCGTGATGCTCATCACGCCGTTTTCAAACGACCCCGCGGCCGGGCACGCCTTCGCCGACCGCCGCATTCGGGAGGTCGTTCCCGGCCGGGTCTATGCGCTTTCGGGCTTTGAGTTCACCGAGTTCTATTTCGTCGTCTCCGACGACGGCGCGCAGCTGATCGGAATCGATGCCGGCACCAGAGCCGATTCGGCAAAGGCTGCGTACGAAGCGTTGCGCAGCTACGCGCCCACGTTACCCGCCCTGACGACGATCTTCGTTACCCACGCCCATTGGGACCACGTCGGCGGCCAGCGCTATTTTCGTGGACTCGAGCCGCCGCCGCGCTTCTTTGCCAGAAGCAACTACCACGAGGAGATCGCGCGAGAGCTCGGCGCCCCGAACTCGTTCGGGAAGTACTTCTTCGGCGACCGGTTTCGCTTGGACGACGTAACGGCGTTCAAGCCCGACGCGACGATCGATCGCGCGACCGAGCTGACGATCGGCGGAACGCGCATCGAGTTGATCCCGATCGACGGCGGCGAGACGCACGACGCGATGTTCGTGCATCTGCCGGAGCTCGCGGTGCTTTTTGCCGGCGATTTCATCATGCCGTACATCGGTGCGCCGTTCGCCGCCGAGGGAAACCTGCAAGGCCTGTTCGATGCGATCGACATCGTGGTGCAAAAACGCCCGCGCCACTTGCTGCATGGGCACGAACCGCTCACGCAAAACTTCTCGTCGCCGGAGATGTTGGCGCAGGTCAAGACGGATCTCGCTTGGCTAAGCGACCAGGTGCGGGCCGCAATCGCGCGCGGCGAGAGCCGAGCCGCAATCCATGAGGCAAATCTGATTCCGCCCGGCCTTCTGGGCGGGCGCCCTGACGTGCCGCTGGCGTACCTGACGATGCGAGAACACGTGATCGACCGGCTCTTTCATCAAAACACCGGCTACTGGCAGGCGAATCTCGACGGCCTCGACCATTTAAGCGATGCCGATCGCGGCGATCTTCTCGTCGACTATCTCGATCTCTCTGAAAAACGGCTGCTCGGTGCGATCGAGCGAATGGCGGCCGACGGCCGATACGAACTGGCCGCAGCGCTGCTGCGATGGTCGATCGCCCGTTTGGAGCGCAGCGATGCGCTCGCGCGAGCGCGGCGCAGCGTCTATCTCAAGCTGATGGAGAAGTATCAGAACACAGACCCATTCAAATACATCCTGTACTCGGCAGCGATCGGCGAACGAACTCCGGCGATGGCTTCAGAAAGCCGTTCGCCGGCGTGGTCAGTCGCCGGCATCTCCCAACGACAGCAAGAGCCTGCGCAACAGGTCGCCCAGCTGTAA
- a CDS encoding NAD(P)-dependent oxidoreductase: protein MRVMVIGATGAIGTPLVRQLHERGHEVIGTSRSPSKFEQLRALGAQPMALDALDAAAVRAALADTRPDAVIYEPTALSTLSDFKNFDRSFAMTNRLRTEGIDILLAAAREAGVRRIIAQSYGASRYERKGGSVKTEDDPLDTPPAAMRETFAALAYLDKAVTGAGGIALRYGGFYGAPNDALVAAVRAGKFPVVGGGAGILSQIQVEDAAGATVLALGHEGPAIYNVVDDDPAPNRVWLPELAKILGAKPPPHYPVLLARVFAGEALVVMATQSRGASNAKAKRELGWTLRYPSWRQGFAASYARSA from the coding sequence ATGCGAGTGATGGTGATCGGCGCTACCGGTGCGATCGGTACTCCACTCGTGCGGCAGCTTCACGAGCGAGGCCACGAGGTGATCGGCACTTCCCGTTCACCGAGCAAGTTCGAGCAGCTGCGCGCGCTCGGCGCGCAGCCGATGGCGCTCGACGCGCTCGATGCCGCCGCCGTTCGCGCTGCGCTCGCCGACACGCGGCCCGACGCGGTGATCTACGAACCGACGGCGCTGTCAACACTTTCGGACTTCAAGAATTTCGACCGAAGCTTCGCCATGACCAATCGCCTGCGGACCGAAGGGATCGATATTCTGCTGGCGGCGGCTCGTGAGGCCGGCGTGCGCCGGATTATCGCGCAGAGCTACGGCGCCTCTCGCTACGAGCGAAAGGGCGGCTCGGTGAAGACCGAAGACGATCCGCTCGACACGCCGCCGGCGGCAATGCGCGAGACCTTCGCCGCGCTGGCTTACCTCGATAAGGCGGTGACCGGCGCGGGCGGAATTGCACTACGGTACGGCGGCTTCTACGGCGCGCCGAACGACGCGCTCGTCGCCGCCGTGCGCGCCGGCAAGTTTCCGGTCGTCGGCGGCGGCGCGGGCATTCTCTCGCAGATTCAGGTGGAAGACGCCGCGGGCGCGACCGTCCTTGCGCTCGGGCACGAGGGTCCGGCGATCTACAACGTCGTTGACGACGACCCCGCGCCAAACCGCGTGTGGCTGCCGGAGCTGGCCAAGATCCTCGGCGCGAAACCGCCGCCGCACTATCCCGTCTTGCTCGCAAGGGTCTTCGCCGGTGAAGCGTTGGTCGTCATGGCGACGCAGTCGCGCGGCGCCTCGAACGCGAAGGCAAAACGAGAACTGGGCTGGACGCTGAGGTATCCGAGCTGGCGTCAGGGCTTCGCCGCTTCGTACGCACGGAGCGCATGA
- a CDS encoding choice-of-anchor tandem repeat GloVer-containing protein, translating into MKHRSSILLSLFAIALVSCKGGNSLPSAISSQADASNARSVFGPSGNEKILHAFKGSPDGQAPYAGLSAGSPGEFFGTTNGGGATGPSGYQEGTVFEISSAGKERVLYSFKGGSDGAGNEAGVIVGKNGVLYGATDYGGDGTGCSSNGCGTVYQLTPNGKKYTEKILYAFKGGKDGALPLGDVMLGANGVLYGMTTAGGGSKTCAPPSGVAGCGTVFSLTLSGSKWTEKILHAFKGGKDGASPRDSLIADSSGTLYGTTEFGGGSSGCPTSPYGTATCGTVFSITPSGKETILYHFKAGANGDQPRAGLLAGKNGAFFGVTLNGGSSSVCGARGCGTAYELTRKGKGYTEHVLHSFGNGSQDGIFPVDPEGLAADSSGNIYGATSQSLSSQGIGTVFELSPSGSGYNESILHTFQVGTSDGELPYGSVVVENSKVYGTTFVGGGTCGTSTESCGTVYEVTP; encoded by the coding sequence GTGAAGCATCGTTCTTCTATTCTGCTTTCTCTTTTCGCGATTGCACTGGTCTCGTGCAAGGGCGGCAACTCGCTGCCTTCCGCGATTTCTAGTCAAGCCGACGCTTCGAACGCGCGTTCCGTATTCGGACCTTCCGGGAACGAAAAGATTCTGCACGCGTTCAAAGGCTCGCCAGATGGTCAAGCGCCGTACGCTGGATTATCGGCCGGCAGCCCAGGCGAGTTTTTCGGCACGACCAACGGCGGCGGCGCGACGGGTCCGAGTGGCTATCAGGAAGGCACCGTCTTCGAAATATCGTCGGCCGGAAAAGAACGCGTGCTCTACAGCTTCAAGGGCGGCAGCGACGGAGCCGGCAACGAAGCCGGCGTTATCGTTGGCAAAAACGGTGTGCTCTATGGCGCGACTGACTACGGCGGCGACGGAACGGGGTGCAGTTCCAACGGCTGCGGTACGGTTTACCAACTCACGCCGAACGGGAAAAAATACACTGAAAAGATCTTGTACGCTTTCAAGGGCGGAAAAGACGGCGCGCTGCCCTTGGGCGATGTGATGCTCGGAGCGAACGGCGTGCTCTACGGCATGACGACGGCCGGCGGTGGGTCGAAGACCTGTGCGCCGCCTTCCGGAGTAGCAGGCTGCGGCACGGTATTCTCTCTGACGCTTTCGGGCTCGAAATGGACCGAAAAGATCCTCCATGCGTTCAAAGGCGGAAAAGATGGCGCTTCGCCTCGCGATTCGCTGATCGCCGATAGCAGCGGCACCTTGTACGGTACGACGGAGTTTGGCGGAGGCTCTAGCGGCTGCCCAACATCGCCCTACGGCACGGCGACCTGCGGAACCGTTTTCTCGATCACGCCGAGCGGAAAAGAGACGATTTTGTACCACTTCAAGGCAGGCGCCAATGGCGACCAACCGCGCGCGGGACTCCTAGCCGGTAAGAACGGCGCGTTCTTCGGCGTCACCCTTAACGGCGGCAGCTCGAGCGTCTGCGGAGCCAGGGGTTGCGGCACCGCTTACGAGCTGACTCGCAAAGGTAAAGGCTACACCGAGCACGTTCTCCACTCGTTCGGCAACGGCTCGCAGGACGGCATCTTTCCGGTGGATCCGGAAGGTCTCGCAGCCGACAGCAGTGGCAATATCTACGGCGCGACATCCCAAAGCCTAAGCTCGCAGGGCATCGGGACCGTCTTTGAGCTTTCGCCTTCGGGCTCGGGCTACAACGAGTCGATCCTGCACACTTTCCAGGTTGGGACCTCCGATGGAGAACTGCCCTACGGCAGCGTCGTCGTCGAGAACTCAAAGGTGTACGGCACCACGTTCGTAGGCGGCGGCACGTGCGGCACTTCGACGGAGTCCTGCGGAACGGTCTACGAGGTTACGCCGTAA
- a CDS encoding GNAT family protein, whose product MKPIEPALLEGYGVHLEPLNEGHAEGLRAAVADGNLWELWFTAVPRPEEVDAYVASALAGERARHMLPWVVRDLQTGRIAGSTRYHDIIADADRVEIGYTWYARSLQGTKLNPACKLLLMRHAFETLGAGVVGFRTDPFNFRSQRAIERLGAKKDGVIRHHSRRRNGTVRDTVMYSILSHEWPDVKRNLLYRLEVRGSL is encoded by the coding sequence TTGAAACCGATCGAACCGGCTCTGCTGGAGGGGTACGGCGTGCACCTCGAGCCGTTAAACGAAGGCCACGCCGAGGGTTTGCGTGCCGCCGTCGCCGACGGGAATCTTTGGGAATTGTGGTTTACGGCCGTTCCGCGCCCCGAAGAGGTCGACGCGTATGTTGCGAGCGCACTCGCGGGCGAGCGCGCGCGGCACATGCTGCCGTGGGTCGTTCGCGATCTGCAGACCGGGCGGATCGCCGGCAGCACGCGCTACCACGACATCATCGCAGATGCCGACCGCGTCGAGATCGGGTACACCTGGTACGCACGCTCGCTGCAGGGAACCAAACTCAACCCGGCCTGCAAGCTGCTGCTGATGCGGCACGCCTTCGAAACGCTGGGCGCCGGGGTGGTCGGCTTCCGGACCGATCCGTTCAATTTCCGCTCGCAGCGCGCGATCGAGCGGCTCGGAGCCAAAAAAGACGGCGTCATTCGCCACCATTCGCGGCGCCGCAACGGAACGGTGCGCGATACCGTGATGTACAGCATCTTGAGCCACGAGTGGCCCGATGTGAAGCGTAATCTCCTCTATCGACTCGAAGTGCGCGGGAGCCTCTAG
- a CDS encoding DUF4386 domain-containing protein: MSRRARVAGVLYLAIIAIGVVGLLYVPNVIYVSGNAAATAHNLVAHETLFRAGIFLELCGATLEIFLVLALYALLGGVDRSLAILTVILGLMDVPIFFVNALNSFGALLFAGGTDFLSAFSEPQRQAMVRLFLRLHHDGEVVNEVFWGLWLLPFGLLVYKSGFLPRFLGVWLILNCFAYLAQSAAGILLPQYAEVVANVATPVQFGEIAITLWLLIMGVNVKRLGSVSG; this comes from the coding sequence ATGAGCCGGAGGGCGAGGGTCGCCGGGGTTCTCTACCTCGCGATCATCGCGATCGGCGTCGTCGGCTTGCTGTACGTACCCAACGTTATCTACGTTTCGGGAAACGCCGCCGCCACCGCGCACAACCTCGTCGCGCACGAGACGCTTTTCCGCGCGGGCATCTTCCTCGAGCTCTGCGGCGCGACGCTGGAGATCTTCCTCGTGCTCGCGCTCTACGCTCTGCTCGGCGGCGTCGATCGCAGCCTAGCGATCCTTACGGTCATTCTGGGATTGATGGATGTGCCGATCTTCTTCGTAAACGCGCTCAACAGCTTCGGCGCGCTGCTCTTTGCCGGCGGCACCGATTTCTTGTCGGCGTTCTCGGAGCCGCAGCGGCAAGCGATGGTCAGGCTGTTCCTCAGGCTGCACCACGATGGTGAAGTGGTGAACGAGGTCTTTTGGGGACTCTGGCTGCTGCCGTTCGGCCTGCTCGTCTACAAATCGGGCTTTCTTCCGCGCTTTCTCGGCGTCTGGCTGATTTTGAACTGCTTTGCTTATCTGGCGCAGAGCGCGGCCGGCATTCTTCTGCCGCAGTATGCGGAGGTGGTCGCGAACGTCGCGACGCCGGTGCAGTTCGGAGAGATTGCGATCACGCTGTGGCTGCTGATCATGGGGGTGAACGTGAAACGCTTGGGGAGCGTATCCGGCTAG
- a CDS encoding MarR family transcriptional regulator, with protein sequence MQDRIDQILAQWKRERPDLDTKAMGLVGRIQRTAAALRPRLDETHSLSGLQGESFDVLASLRRSGPPYQLSPTELFREMMLTSGAMTNRIDRLEEAGLVSRRPDPTDRRGTLVRLTQKGKALIDAATPKHVANEERLLSGLSAREQLQLGDLLRRLLLSLGDAGD encoded by the coding sequence ATGCAGGACCGGATCGACCAAATACTTGCACAGTGGAAACGCGAACGACCCGATCTCGATACGAAAGCGATGGGCTTGGTCGGGCGAATCCAGCGGACCGCAGCGGCGCTGCGGCCGCGTCTCGACGAGACGCACTCGCTCTCCGGGCTGCAGGGGGAGTCGTTCGACGTCCTGGCTTCCCTGCGGCGCTCGGGCCCACCGTACCAACTCTCTCCCACGGAGCTGTTTCGCGAGATGATGCTCACCTCGGGCGCGATGACCAATCGCATCGATCGCCTGGAAGAAGCCGGCCTGGTGTCGCGACGACCCGATCCGACCGATCGTCGCGGAACGCTGGTCCGGCTGACACAAAAGGGGAAGGCGCTGATCGACGCCGCCACCCCCAAACACGTTGCCAACGAAGAACGGCTGCTCTCCGGCTTGAGCGCGCGCGAGCAGTTACAGCTGGGCGACCTGTTGCGCAGGCTCTTGCTGTCGTTGGGAGATGCCGGCGACTGA
- a CDS encoding VOC family protein produces the protein MDHVVLNVSDAQRSLAFYAGVLGMRPERTGEFRSGRVPFPSVRIDARTIMAFLDPAHREATPPNRNLNHIALALKNAPAEIAEFLTQRSIPIVREMTGNFGAQGDTVHSFHVFDPDGNLLELQAYE, from the coding sequence TTGGACCACGTCGTCCTCAACGTGAGCGACGCCCAGCGCAGCCTCGCGTTCTACGCCGGCGTTCTCGGCATGCGCCCCGAACGCACCGGCGAGTTTCGCTCCGGGCGCGTCCCCTTTCCCTCGGTGCGGATCGACGCCCGTACGATCATGGCCTTTTTAGATCCCGCGCACCGCGAGGCAACGCCTCCGAATCGAAACCTCAATCACATCGCGCTCGCGCTCAAAAACGCGCCCGCCGAGATCGCCGAGTTTCTCACGCAACGCAGCATACCGATCGTACGCGAGATGACCGGCAACTTCGGCGCGCAGGGCGATACCGTTCATTCGTTTCACGTCTTCGATCCGGACGGCAATCTGCTCGAGCTGCAAGCGTACGAATAG
- a CDS encoding aspartyl protease family protein, giving the protein MIRATALLSALILGTTVSTGAVNAAPDTPALDAAKIDQILVSAHTAAGGAVLDGFATMKQSGSFVQNGGPPSAFEGVTDLRSGYSRNQVVIGPATFVQGYDGTQWTVANGSLSIVSLPSFVADAVTQAYLSSNAFFRPNQRSTITSGKEETADGQHAYVLHVEPAGGSPADLYFDAASYRLVKVVAQTAQGLDTTTNANFQTVQGVPVAMRSVDVNSSNTTTTTTVTSVTFAATADPAALARPPYVSHGELAAPISIPFVSDAVDTFGHIVVPVTLDGKRATLVFDSGGGNFLLPGAAQRLGLHASGGIASGGVGATQQMTAFAPVSTVDYGGARLLHQNFVVTPLSYPFSHPRKGVSPEGLIGAEYLANFRIGVRYADHVMDVAPFGAPAPSGGVTLPFKSDGQHSYVLATVDGVSGYYLLDTGNAGGVVLNLPFVQEQHLFPKAGLTYASPGGVGGGFLDTVTAAKSFAFAGQTFQNVPIAIPQVKSGFFATRGVAGNLGSAFLQRFTVVFDYKAQTATFIPNRNLHMPFRSDRVGLSLNQTEAAAFEVRRVVPGSPAAQAGIAAGDRITAFAGNRVSAGFGSGDFFPYSQGSKPFTVTVARGSASRTVTLKPRLLLPPPQ; this is encoded by the coding sequence ATGATACGCGCAACCGCTCTTCTTTCCGCACTCATCCTTGGTACGACCGTCTCGACGGGAGCGGTAAACGCCGCTCCCGACACCCCGGCGCTTGACGCCGCGAAGATCGACCAGATCCTCGTCTCGGCGCACACGGCCGCGGGCGGAGCGGTGCTCGACGGGTTCGCAACGATGAAACAGTCGGGCAGCTTCGTCCAAAACGGCGGGCCTCCAAGCGCGTTTGAGGGCGTGACGGATCTGCGCAGCGGGTATTCCCGAAACCAAGTCGTGATCGGCCCGGCGACCTTCGTGCAAGGCTACGACGGCACGCAGTGGACGGTAGCGAACGGCTCGCTCTCGATCGTGAGCCTGCCGTCGTTCGTCGCCGACGCCGTGACGCAAGCCTACCTTAGCAGCAATGCTTTCTTTCGTCCCAACCAGCGCTCGACGATAACCTCCGGAAAAGAAGAGACCGCCGATGGACAGCACGCCTACGTGCTGCACGTCGAGCCCGCAGGCGGATCGCCGGCCGATCTGTATTTTGACGCCGCGTCCTATCGGCTCGTGAAAGTCGTGGCGCAGACGGCGCAGGGCCTCGACACCACGACCAACGCCAACTTCCAAACGGTGCAGGGCGTGCCGGTAGCGATGCGCAGCGTCGACGTCAACAGCAGCAACACGACGACGACCACCACGGTTACTTCGGTGACGTTCGCTGCGACGGCCGATCCTGCAGCGCTGGCGCGCCCTCCCTACGTCTCGCACGGCGAGCTCGCCGCGCCCATCTCGATTCCGTTTGTCAGCGACGCGGTCGATACGTTCGGCCACATCGTCGTCCCCGTGACGCTCGACGGAAAACGGGCCACGCTGGTTTTTGATTCCGGCGGCGGCAACTTCTTGCTGCCCGGCGCAGCGCAGCGCCTTGGCCTTCACGCCTCGGGCGGCATCGCGAGCGGCGGCGTCGGCGCGACGCAGCAGATGACCGCCTTCGCTCCCGTATCGACCGTCGATTACGGCGGCGCGCGCCTTCTCCATCAGAACTTCGTCGTCACGCCGCTCTCGTATCCGTTCTCGCACCCGCGTAAAGGCGTCTCGCCGGAAGGCTTGATCGGCGCAGAGTACCTCGCGAACTTTCGCATCGGCGTGCGCTACGCCGACCACGTAATGGACGTCGCGCCGTTCGGCGCGCCCGCGCCTTCCGGCGGCGTGACGCTGCCGTTTAAATCCGACGGCCAGCATTCGTACGTGCTCGCGACGGTCGACGGCGTCTCGGGATACTACCTGCTCGATACCGGAAACGCCGGCGGCGTCGTGCTCAACCTGCCGTTCGTGCAGGAACAGCATCTCTTTCCCAAGGCCGGGCTCACGTACGCGTCGCCCGGCGGGGTGGGCGGAGGTTTTCTGGACACGGTGACGGCCGCGAAATCGTTTGCGTTCGCCGGCCAAACGTTCCAAAACGTTCCGATCGCGATTCCGCAGGTGAAGTCCGGCTTCTTCGCAACGCGCGGCGTAGCGGGAAACCTTGGCTCGGCATTCCTCCAGCGCTTCACGGTTGTCTTCGATTACAAGGCGCAGACGGCGACGTTCATTCCGAATCGCAACCTGCACATGCCGTTTCGCAGCGACCGCGTCGGGCTCAGCCTCAATCAAACCGAGGCCGCCGCCTTTGAAGTGCGGCGGGTCGTGCCGGGCAGCCCGGCGGCCCAAGCCGGCATCGCCGCCGGCGATCGCATCACCGCCTTTGCCGGCAATCGGGTCTCGGCGGGATTCGGCTCCGGCGACTTCTTTCCGTACAGCCAGGGCAGCAAACCGTTTACCGTCACCGTCGCGCGCGGCAGTGCAAGCAGAACCGTAACGCTCAAACCGCGCCTGCTCTTACCGCCGCCGCAGTAG
- a CDS encoding beta-propeller fold lactonase family protein — MRNSFAAFPISALAAVALLSACSNGGSQGSNSALPNTGVSQSRALARSDAFPDAGAEFAYEANEGSTNVSAYKIAGDGALTPVKGSPFNAGSNPSGVAVDPSGKFAYASNAGSANVSAFTIDASSGALKQLKGSPFAGGTSPSGIAVDSSGKFAFVANVGQSSNSNVSAFSIGSSGALTAVKGSPFAAGTSAQYIATDPSGKFVYVPNAGSDNVSAYKIGSNGALAPVKGSPFAAGSAAFGIGIDPKGKFAYVSNNGAGNVSAYAINASSGALTAVKGSPFASGAGPCSIVVDPNGKFVFVPNLSSGNVYAYKIASSGALTLIKGSPFAAGSGACYGAVDPSDKFLYVGNSNVGTISAYQIGSSGALTPIKGSPFTAGSTPAVIATCRVTNGKCVPST; from the coding sequence ATGCGAAACTCGTTTGCCGCATTTCCCATCTCGGCGCTCGCCGCCGTCGCGCTGCTCTCCGCCTGCTCGAACGGCGGATCGCAAGGTTCGAACTCGGCGCTTCCGAATACCGGCGTGAGCCAGAGCCGCGCCCTCGCGCGGTCCGACGCCTTCCCCGACGCCGGCGCCGAGTTCGCCTACGAGGCCAACGAAGGTTCGACCAATGTCTCCGCCTATAAAATCGCCGGCGACGGTGCACTGACGCCGGTGAAAGGCTCGCCGTTTAATGCCGGCTCCAATCCTTCGGGCGTGGCCGTCGATCCCAGCGGTAAGTTCGCGTACGCCTCCAACGCCGGCTCGGCGAATGTCTCGGCCTTCACGATCGACGCGTCGTCGGGCGCCCTCAAACAACTCAAAGGTTCGCCGTTTGCGGGCGGCACCTCGCCCTCCGGCATCGCCGTCGATTCCAGCGGCAAGTTCGCGTTCGTCGCGAACGTCGGCCAAAGCAGCAACAGCAACGTTTCGGCGTTTTCCATCGGGAGCAGCGGCGCGCTCACGGCGGTGAAAGGATCGCCGTTCGCGGCCGGGACCAGCGCGCAGTACATCGCGACCGATCCGTCGGGTAAGTTCGTCTACGTGCCTAACGCCGGTTCGGATAACGTCTCGGCGTATAAGATCGGGAGCAACGGTGCGCTCGCGCCGGTGAAGGGGTCGCCGTTTGCCGCCGGCAGCGCGGCGTTTGGCATCGGGATCGATCCGAAAGGGAAGTTCGCGTACGTCAGCAACAACGGCGCCGGTAACGTCTCTGCCTACGCGATCAATGCGAGCAGCGGCGCGCTCACGGCGGTCAAAGGCTCGCCGTTTGCCTCGGGTGCCGGCCCGTGCAGCATCGTCGTCGATCCCAACGGCAAGTTCGTCTTCGTCCCGAATCTTAGTTCGGGAAACGTGTACGCGTATAAGATTGCGAGCAGCGGCGCGCTGACGCTGATAAAAGGCTCGCCATTCGCCGCGGGCTCCGGCGCCTGCTACGGCGCGGTCGACCCGTCGGACAAGTTCCTATACGTCGGCAACAGTAACGTTGGTACGATCTCTGCGTACCAGATCGGCAGCAGCGGCGCGCTGACGCCGATCAAGGGATCGCCGTTTACTGCCGGCTCGACACCGGCCGTTATTGCGACCTGCCGCGTCACCAACGGGAAATGCGTTCCGTCTACGTAG
- a CDS encoding MarR family transcriptional regulator, with product MASESLRELPCVCASIRRAARAVTRRYDRELRKGGLRSTQFALLQALDLAGTLTQRRLGSLLSADSTTLTRTLAPLIDAGWVKDERGEDRRERHLRLTHSGQRKYQEALPGWRRAQNQLKKIVGHDWERLERDLRRVAGSIA from the coding sequence ATGGCCAGCGAATCCCTCCGCGAACTGCCGTGCGTCTGTGCGTCGATCCGGCGAGCCGCGCGTGCCGTCACGCGGCGGTACGACCGGGAGCTGCGAAAAGGAGGCCTGCGTTCGACGCAGTTCGCCTTGCTCCAGGCGCTCGATCTCGCCGGCACGTTGACGCAACGCCGACTCGGTTCGCTGCTGTCCGCCGATAGCACGACGCTTACGCGCACCCTTGCGCCGCTGATCGACGCCGGTTGGGTAAAAGACGAACGCGGCGAGGACCGGCGCGAACGGCATTTACGCCTTACGCATTCGGGCCAACGCAAATATCAGGAGGCCCTCCCGGGCTGGCGGCGCGCACAGAACCAGTTAAAGAAGATCGTCGGCCACGACTGGGAGCGGCTCGAACGCGACCTGCGCCGGGTCGCCGGCTCGATCGCTTGA